From one Catenuloplanes nepalensis genomic stretch:
- a CDS encoding phospholipase D family protein yields the protein MDIEEWFLTEGERGNPSSAIPTWSTGNLAEPLVHGDSYFDHLVTEIEALAAGDHLYFTDWRGDPDERLRPDGPTVAELFSAAARRGVIVKGLMWRSHLDKLQYSEEENRHLGEAVAEAGGEVLLDQRVRRGGSHHQKLVVLRHPGAPERDVAFAGGIDLCHSRRDTAAHDGDPQAVRMSPRYGEHPPWHDVQLMLRGPVVGALDLTFRERWTDPHPLDSRSPLAWARDLAAGADLHADTLPDPLPDPPECGPHAVQVLRTYPDLSLDRGYPFAPDGERTVARGYTKVIRRARRLIYLEDQYLWSAEVAALFADALRDNPDLHLVAVVPRHPDVDGALALPPNLVGRAQAIAVCKRAGGDRVHVFDVENHAGNPVYVHAKICVTDDTWASIGSDNFNRRSWTHDSELSCAVLDLDGTFARDLRLKLWREHLDRADGDDADLIDPASAIKVITETAQRLDDWHASGRVGPRPPGRLRPHTPEQLGPLTKAWALPAYRLIYDPDGRPLRARRANTW from the coding sequence GTGGACATCGAGGAGTGGTTTCTCACCGAAGGGGAACGAGGCAACCCGTCCAGCGCTATACCCACCTGGTCCACCGGCAACCTCGCAGAACCACTTGTTCACGGGGATTCATACTTCGATCACCTCGTAACGGAGATCGAGGCGCTCGCGGCCGGTGATCACCTGTACTTCACGGACTGGCGCGGCGATCCGGACGAGCGCCTGCGGCCGGACGGGCCGACCGTCGCGGAGCTGTTCTCCGCCGCGGCCCGGCGCGGCGTGATCGTCAAGGGCCTGATGTGGCGGTCCCACCTGGACAAGCTGCAGTACTCCGAGGAGGAGAACCGGCACCTCGGCGAGGCGGTCGCGGAGGCGGGCGGCGAGGTGCTGCTGGACCAGCGGGTCCGGCGCGGCGGCTCGCACCACCAGAAGCTGGTGGTGCTCCGCCATCCCGGCGCGCCGGAGCGGGACGTCGCGTTCGCCGGCGGCATCGACCTCTGCCACAGCCGCCGGGACACGGCCGCGCACGACGGAGACCCGCAGGCGGTACGGATGTCGCCGCGCTACGGCGAGCACCCGCCCTGGCACGACGTGCAACTGATGCTGCGCGGGCCGGTGGTCGGCGCGCTCGACCTGACCTTCCGCGAGCGCTGGACCGACCCGCACCCGCTCGACTCACGCAGCCCGCTGGCCTGGGCGCGTGACCTGGCGGCCGGCGCCGACCTGCACGCGGACACGCTGCCCGACCCGCTCCCGGACCCGCCGGAGTGCGGCCCGCACGCGGTGCAGGTGCTCCGCACCTATCCCGACCTGTCGCTCGACCGGGGATATCCGTTCGCGCCCGATGGTGAGCGGACGGTCGCACGTGGTTACACCAAGGTGATCCGGCGCGCGCGGCGACTGATCTACCTGGAGGACCAGTACCTCTGGTCGGCCGAGGTCGCCGCGCTCTTCGCGGACGCGCTCCGCGACAACCCGGACCTGCACCTGGTCGCGGTCGTCCCGCGGCATCCGGACGTGGACGGCGCGCTCGCGCTGCCGCCGAACCTGGTCGGCCGCGCCCAGGCGATCGCCGTCTGCAAGCGGGCCGGCGGCGACCGCGTGCACGTCTTCGACGTCGAGAACCATGCCGGCAACCCGGTCTACGTGCACGCCAAGATCTGCGTCACCGACGACACGTGGGCGAGCATCGGCAGCGACAACTTCAATCGCCGCTCCTGGACCCACGACAGCGAACTCTCCTGCGCGGTCCTGGACCTCGACGGCACGTTCGCCCGCGACCTGCGGCTGAAGCTGTGGCGCGAGCACCTCGACCGCGCGGACGGCGACGACGCGGACCTGATCGACCCGGCCTCCGCGATCAAGGTGATCACCGAGACCGCACAGCGTCTCGACGACTGGCACGCCAGTGGCCGGGTCGGTCCACGCCCGCCGGGCCGGTTGCGGCCGCACACGCCGGAGCAACTCGGGCCGCTCACCAAGGCGTGGGCGCTTCCGGCCTACCGCCTGATCTACGACCCGGACGGCCGTCCTCTGCGGGCGCGCCGCGCGAACACCTGGTAA
- a CDS encoding phosphotransferase family protein: protein MSRVVTLVLVDPSGAVLGALPPYEVPMPWWQEVVDVVDGARQHYGVDVTVLRLLRTSRDRPHGGEVVYAAELHGPGTPSMVDADEADVASLTPHARRAPWAEAGGPGATTAWAADRLASRGRLVVRTVQQRTWNLSAIWRLETVSADGGAPGPVDIARDVVWIKQVPPFFAHEAAVLRWLGHALPGVAPELLAEQPPGRLLLAHVPGAGLYGAGAAARDELATIMHRIGVRAAPDLDTLLADGLPDLRAPRLADRIRAVLDTHAPGDPALTALADGLDARLAAVAECGVPDTLVHGDLHPGNAIVEHDTRVIIDWGDAFAGHPAFDILRLTEGMPEAPALIESWASRWRAAVPGCDPEHAVALLAPVAALRNAAVYAEFLDRIEPSEARFHAADVPFWLDAARALL, encoded by the coding sequence ATGTCCCGCGTCGTGACGCTCGTCCTGGTCGACCCCTCCGGTGCCGTGCTCGGCGCGCTCCCGCCGTACGAGGTGCCGATGCCCTGGTGGCAGGAGGTCGTCGACGTGGTCGACGGCGCGCGCCAGCACTACGGCGTGGACGTCACCGTGCTGCGCCTGCTCCGCACGTCCCGCGACCGCCCGCACGGCGGCGAGGTGGTCTACGCGGCCGAGCTGCACGGCCCCGGCACGCCGTCCATGGTGGACGCGGACGAGGCCGACGTCGCCTCGCTGACGCCGCACGCCCGGCGGGCGCCGTGGGCCGAGGCGGGCGGGCCCGGCGCGACCACGGCCTGGGCCGCGGACCGGCTCGCCTCGCGCGGCCGGCTCGTGGTCCGCACGGTCCAGCAACGCACCTGGAACCTCTCCGCGATCTGGCGCCTGGAGACCGTGAGCGCGGACGGCGGCGCGCCCGGACCGGTGGACATCGCGCGCGACGTGGTCTGGATCAAGCAGGTGCCGCCGTTCTTCGCGCACGAGGCCGCGGTGCTCCGCTGGCTCGGTCACGCGCTCCCCGGCGTCGCGCCCGAGCTGCTGGCCGAGCAGCCACCCGGCCGGCTGCTGCTCGCGCACGTCCCGGGCGCGGGCCTCTACGGCGCCGGGGCCGCCGCGCGCGACGAACTGGCCACGATCATGCACCGGATCGGGGTGCGGGCCGCGCCGGACCTGGACACGCTGCTCGCCGACGGCCTGCCGGACCTGCGCGCGCCCCGGCTCGCGGACCGGATCCGGGCGGTGCTGGACACGCACGCGCCGGGCGACCCGGCGCTGACCGCGCTCGCGGACGGCCTGGACGCGCGGCTGGCCGCGGTCGCCGAGTGCGGCGTCCCGGACACGCTGGTCCACGGTGACCTGCACCCCGGCAACGCGATCGTCGAACACGACACTCGGGTGATCATCGACTGGGGCGATGCGTTCGCCGGGCACCCCGCGTTCGACATCCTGCGGCTGACCGAGGGCATGCCGGAGGCACCCGCGCTGATCGAGTCGTGGGCCTCGCGCTGGCGGGCAGCCGTGCCCGGCTGCGACCCCGAGCACGCGGTCGCACTCCTGGCACCGGTCGCGGCGCTGCGCAACGCGGCCGTCTACGCCGAGTTCCTGGACCGGATCGAGCCGTCCGAGGCGCGGTTCCACGCGGCCGACGTACCGTTCTGGCTCGACGCCGCGCGTGCCCTACTGTGA
- a CDS encoding pirin-like C-terminal cupin domain-containing protein, which yields MPGARLDVPWRRDHNALIYAMSGKGSVGAERRPLREGRLATFWTGDALRAEATGRTPLELFVMGGRPIGEPVAMHGPFVMTTRAELNQAWTDWKKGRLGVKAPHRKR from the coding sequence GTGCCGGGCGCGCGGCTGGACGTGCCGTGGCGGCGTGACCACAACGCGCTGATCTACGCGATGTCCGGGAAGGGTTCCGTCGGTGCGGAGCGGCGACCGCTGCGCGAGGGGCGGCTGGCCACGTTCTGGACGGGCGACGCGCTGCGGGCCGAGGCGACCGGGCGTACGCCGCTGGAGCTGTTCGTGATGGGTGGCCGCCCGATCGGGGAACCGGTCGCGATGCACGGGCCGTTCGTGATGACGACGCGCGCGGAGCTGAATCAGGCGTGGACGGACTGGAAGAAGGGGCGACTCGGGGTGAAGGCACCGCACCGGAAGCGCTGA
- a CDS encoding protein-L-isoaspartate O-methyltransferase family protein: protein MTEIDRYLDELRAAGVLTDPALARAFRAVPREIFVAAGFRGPGGWTRPGDPGFLDAVYRDTVLVTKVNGGVPVSSSSQPSLMARMLASLDVMPGHRVLEIGAGTGYNAALLAALGADVTSIDVQEDVAAAAAAALARAGVTGARVRRADGWDGAPDLAPFDRIIVTAGISGLAAPWLEQLAPDGVVVAPIEHGGLQPVMVVRRAPGGPRARVVCAAGFMVAAGALSARPEDPAPVRPPLPPELPAVPSAALDLDVRGYRDLWFSAAARDRRVASVPALLAEHLDGFALAERGSLAVMLQDGRIRPHGPAGERLAHDLAALVAEWRAAGSPPLTAWSATLTPGGDPARPIWVPAEFAVAAGY, encoded by the coding sequence ATGACCGAGATCGATCGGTACCTGGACGAGCTGCGCGCCGCCGGCGTGCTGACCGACCCGGCCCTGGCCAGGGCGTTCCGGGCCGTGCCACGGGAGATCTTCGTGGCCGCCGGCTTCCGCGGGCCGGGCGGCTGGACCCGCCCCGGCGACCCCGGCTTCCTGGACGCGGTCTATCGCGACACGGTGCTGGTCACCAAGGTGAACGGCGGCGTGCCGGTCAGCTCGTCCAGCCAGCCGTCGCTGATGGCGCGGATGCTGGCCTCGCTGGATGTCATGCCCGGCCACCGGGTGCTGGAGATCGGCGCGGGCACCGGCTACAACGCGGCGCTGCTGGCCGCGCTCGGCGCGGACGTGACCAGCATCGACGTGCAGGAGGACGTGGCGGCCGCGGCCGCTGCGGCGCTGGCCCGGGCCGGTGTGACCGGCGCCCGGGTGCGCCGCGCGGACGGCTGGGACGGCGCACCCGACCTCGCGCCGTTCGACCGGATCATCGTGACCGCCGGCATCTCGGGCCTCGCCGCGCCCTGGCTGGAGCAGCTGGCACCGGACGGCGTGGTGGTCGCGCCGATCGAGCACGGCGGGCTGCAGCCGGTGATGGTGGTGCGCCGAGCGCCGGGCGGGCCGCGGGCACGGGTGGTGTGCGCGGCCGGCTTCATGGTCGCGGCCGGCGCGCTCTCCGCCCGGCCCGAGGACCCGGCGCCGGTGCGGCCGCCGCTGCCGCCGGAGCTCCCGGCCGTACCCTCGGCGGCTTTGGATCTTGATGTCCGGGGTTATCGCGATCTGTGGTTCTCGGCCGCGGCCCGGGACCGGCGGGTCGCCTCCGTGCCGGCGCTGCTCGCCGAACACCTGGACGGGTTCGCGCTGGCCGAGCGCGGGTCGCTGGCCGTGATGCTGCAGGACGGCCGCATCCGCCCGCACGGACCGGCCGGGGAACGGCTCGCGCACGACCTCGCGGCCCTGGTCGCCGAGTGGCGCGCGGCCGGATCACCGCCGCTGACCGCGTGGTCGGCCACGCTCACGCCCGGCGGCGACCCGGCGCGCCCGATCTGGGTGCCCGCCGAATTCGCCGTGGCGGCCGGTTACTGA
- a CDS encoding MarR family winged helix-turn-helix transcriptional regulator gives MSETLPLNAVELRAWRAVIDGSWHLQTRLDDELRADTGLSMADYHVLVLLSEAPQRRLRMGEIASRLVFSPSRLTYQISAMEKRGLVRRQPCPDDRRGSEAVLTETGLDALRTAAAGHLTAVRRYLVDDLDETETEVLTRVFTRLQAKLRETR, from the coding sequence GTGAGCGAGACGCTTCCGCTGAACGCGGTTGAGCTGCGCGCCTGGCGTGCGGTGATCGACGGCAGCTGGCACCTGCAGACCCGGCTCGACGACGAGTTGCGGGCCGACACCGGGCTGAGCATGGCCGACTACCACGTGCTGGTCCTGCTCAGCGAGGCACCGCAGCGACGGCTGCGGATGGGGGAGATCGCGAGCCGGCTGGTCTTCTCGCCGAGCCGGCTGACCTATCAGATCTCGGCGATGGAGAAGCGCGGCCTGGTGCGGCGGCAGCCGTGCCCGGACGATCGCCGGGGGAGTGAGGCGGTGCTCACCGAGACCGGGCTCGACGCGCTGCGGACCGCGGCGGCCGGGCACCTGACCGCGGTGCGCCGCTACCTGGTCGACGACCTCGACGAGACCGAGACCGAGGTGCTGACCCGCGTCTTCACCCGCCTGCAGGCCAAGCTCCGGGAGACCAGGTAA
- a CDS encoding LLM class flavin-dependent oxidoreductase, with protein sequence MQFGIFTVGDVTTDPTNGRTPTENERIKAMMQIALKAEEVGLDVFATGEHHNHPFVPSSPTTMLGWIAARTEKIILSTATTLITTNDPVKIAEDYAMLQHLADGRVDLLMGRGNTGPVYPWFGQDIRTGIPLAIENYGLLRRLWREDVVDWEGKFRTPLQGFTSTPRPLDGVPPFVWHGSIRSPEIAEQAAYYGDGFLHNGIFWPFDHSKRMIEFYRKRWAHYGHGAEDQAIVGVGGQIFMRKNSQDAVNEFRPYFDNAPVYGHGPTLEDFSRETPLTVGSPEQITERLLSYRTHFGDFQRMMLLVDHAGLPLKTVLEQLDMLGEDVLPVLRKEFAIGRPAHIPDAPTHASLVAAAATENVLEEVQS encoded by the coding sequence ATGCAGTTCGGGATCTTCACCGTGGGCGACGTGACCACCGACCCGACGAACGGGCGGACCCCCACGGAGAACGAGCGCATCAAGGCGATGATGCAGATCGCACTCAAGGCGGAGGAGGTCGGGCTCGACGTCTTCGCGACCGGTGAGCACCACAACCATCCGTTCGTGCCGTCCTCGCCGACCACCATGCTCGGCTGGATCGCCGCGCGGACCGAGAAGATCATCCTCTCCACCGCGACCACGCTGATCACCACGAACGACCCGGTGAAGATCGCCGAGGACTACGCGATGCTGCAACACCTGGCGGACGGCCGGGTCGACCTGCTGATGGGCCGCGGCAACACCGGCCCGGTCTACCCGTGGTTCGGGCAGGACATCCGCACCGGCATCCCGCTGGCGATCGAGAACTACGGGCTGCTGCGCCGGCTGTGGCGCGAGGACGTCGTCGACTGGGAGGGCAAGTTCCGCACGCCGCTACAGGGCTTCACGTCCACGCCACGCCCGCTGGACGGGGTGCCGCCGTTCGTCTGGCACGGCTCGATCCGCAGCCCGGAGATCGCGGAGCAGGCCGCCTACTACGGTGACGGCTTCCTGCACAACGGCATCTTCTGGCCGTTCGACCACTCCAAGCGCATGATCGAGTTCTACCGGAAGCGGTGGGCGCACTACGGTCACGGCGCGGAGGACCAGGCGATCGTCGGCGTCGGCGGCCAGATCTTCATGCGGAAGAACTCGCAGGACGCGGTGAACGAGTTCCGGCCGTACTTCGACAACGCGCCGGTCTACGGCCACGGCCCGACGCTCGAGGACTTCAGCCGGGAGACGCCGCTGACCGTGGGGAGCCCGGAGCAGATCACCGAGCGGCTGCTCAGCTACCGCACGCACTTCGGCGACTTCCAGCGGATGATGCTGCTGGTCGACCACGCCGGCCTGCCGCTGAAGACCGTGCTGGAGCAGCTCGACATGCTCGGCGAGGACGTGCTGCCGGTGCTGCGCAAGGAGTTCGCGATCGGCCGCCCGGCACACATCCCGGACGCGCCCACCCACGCCTCGCTGGTCGCCGCGGCCGCGACCGAGAACGTCCTGGAAGAGGTGCAGTCATGA
- a CDS encoding maleylpyruvate isomerase family mycothiol-dependent enzyme: MRIERFRECLHADAARLRVAITVAATAPVPTCPGWTVTDLADHVTQVYRHKTEVMRTGAFPEDWPPPPESGDVLADFDSAFAALAAELAARDPGEPVPTWYPGDQTVAFWARRMAHETVIHRVDGELAAGLPRAPIPADLAVDGVDEVLVRFLEHGSTNWPDDFGDALAGLDGRTVRVATDAGGTWHVRLAPDGVTVTTDDPESTDRPESTDDPENTVGPESTDGTGSAVATVTGDPVEVLLWLWRRGGADNLSLGGDTALITVLHDLMAKPTL; this comes from the coding sequence ATGCGCATCGAACGTTTCAGAGAGTGTCTGCACGCGGACGCGGCGCGTCTGCGTGTGGCGATCACCGTGGCTGCGACCGCGCCGGTGCCGACGTGTCCGGGCTGGACCGTGACGGATCTGGCCGACCATGTGACCCAGGTCTACCGGCACAAGACCGAGGTCATGCGGACCGGCGCGTTCCCGGAGGACTGGCCGCCGCCCCCAGAGAGCGGTGACGTGCTGGCCGACTTCGACTCCGCGTTCGCCGCGCTCGCGGCCGAGCTGGCCGCGCGCGACCCTGGCGAGCCCGTCCCGACGTGGTACCCGGGGGATCAGACCGTCGCCTTCTGGGCGCGGCGGATGGCGCACGAGACCGTGATCCACCGGGTGGACGGCGAGCTGGCGGCCGGCCTGCCGCGCGCGCCGATCCCGGCGGACCTGGCGGTCGACGGCGTCGACGAGGTGCTGGTCCGCTTCCTGGAGCACGGCTCCACGAACTGGCCGGACGACTTCGGCGACGCGCTGGCCGGCCTCGACGGCCGCACGGTCCGGGTCGCCACGGACGCGGGCGGGACCTGGCACGTCCGGCTCGCGCCGGACGGTGTGACCGTCACCACGGACGATCCGGAAAGCACCGACCGGCCGGAAAGCACCGACGATCCGGAAAACACCGTCGGGCCGGAAAGCACCGACGGAACGGGAAGCGCGGTCGCCACGGTTACCGGCGACCCGGTGGAGGTGCTGCTCTGGCTGTGGCGCCGCGGGGGCGCGGACAACCTGAGCCTCGGTGGCGACACCGCGCTGATCACCGTGCTGCACGACCTGATGGCCAAGCCCACGCTCTGA
- a CDS encoding FMN reductase: MTTRKLFVVSAGLSQPSSSRLLADHLATATARELRARGEEVEVRTIELRDHAHDVVNNTLTGFAPGALREVLDAVAAADGLIVVTPTFRASYSGLFKSFFDVVEEEALADKPVLIGATGGTPRHSLVLEHAVRPLFAYLRSVVVPTGVYAASEDWGTGGGKAHQGLAQRIDRAAGEMAALITMREPVTVADPFESAPSFDQLLG, from the coding sequence ATGACCACCCGGAAGCTGTTCGTGGTGAGCGCGGGCCTGAGCCAGCCCTCGTCGAGCCGGCTGCTCGCCGACCACCTCGCCACCGCGACCGCCCGTGAGCTGCGGGCGCGCGGCGAGGAGGTGGAGGTGCGCACGATCGAGCTGCGCGACCACGCGCACGACGTCGTCAACAACACGCTGACCGGCTTCGCGCCGGGCGCGCTGCGCGAGGTGCTGGACGCGGTCGCGGCGGCGGACGGCCTGATCGTGGTCACGCCCACGTTCCGCGCGTCGTACAGCGGGCTGTTCAAGTCCTTCTTCGACGTGGTCGAGGAGGAGGCGCTCGCGGACAAGCCGGTGCTGATCGGCGCGACCGGCGGCACGCCCCGCCACTCGCTGGTGCTGGAGCACGCGGTCCGGCCGCTCTTCGCCTACCTGCGCTCCGTGGTCGTCCCGACCGGCGTCTACGCGGCCTCGGAGGACTGGGGCACCGGCGGCGGCAAGGCACACCAGGGCCTGGCCCAGCGGATCGACCGCGCGGCCGGCGAGATGGCCGCGTTGATCACGATGCGCGAGCCGGTCACCGTGGCGGACCCGTTCGAGTCGGCGCCGTCGTTCGACCAGCTTCTGGGTTAA
- a CDS encoding PspC domain-containing protein — translation MAGVHTHFRSQGLVRPRQGRLLAGVCAGLGRRFGLDANVARLLFVIVLLAVPGSQLLIYPILWIVMPNEADDLYPAAPGV, via the coding sequence ATGGCTGGCGTGCACACCCACTTTCGCAGTCAGGGCCTGGTCCGGCCGCGTCAGGGCCGTCTGCTGGCCGGCGTCTGCGCCGGGCTGGGGCGGCGCTTCGGCCTGGACGCCAACGTCGCACGGCTCCTGTTCGTGATCGTCCTGCTGGCGGTCCCGGGCAGCCAGCTGCTGATCTACCCGATCCTGTGGATCGTGATGCCGAACGAGGCCGACGACCTCTACCCGGCCGCCCCCGGAGTCTGA
- a CDS encoding DUF1684 domain-containing protein, whose product MDLLDLADWRQRMAALYLSDLDLAAFRTARDDLFRTHPQSPIVDRASFTGLRYFAPDPAFVADCPVRVAPSGPPLEIDTGGEDGVITYQRAGVASTPWGELTLFWISAYGGGLFLPFRDATAPVETYGAGRYLADTVKGTFGRGLTLLDSGSVRLDFNYAYNPSCVYDDRWACPLAPPENRLSVAIRAGELNYH is encoded by the coding sequence ATGGACTTGCTGGACCTGGCCGACTGGCGACAGCGGATGGCCGCGCTGTACCTGTCCGACCTCGACCTCGCCGCGTTCCGCACCGCCCGCGACGACCTGTTCCGCACCCACCCCCAATCCCCGATCGTGGACCGCGCGTCGTTCACCGGCCTGCGATACTTCGCGCCGGATCCGGCGTTCGTGGCGGACTGCCCGGTCCGCGTCGCGCCCTCCGGACCACCGCTGGAGATCGACACCGGCGGGGAGGACGGCGTGATCACGTATCAGCGGGCCGGGGTCGCCTCCACCCCGTGGGGCGAGTTGACGCTCTTCTGGATCTCCGCCTACGGCGGAGGGCTCTTCCTGCCGTTCCGGGATGCGACCGCACCGGTGGAGACCTATGGCGCCGGTCGCTATCTGGCCGACACGGTCAAGGGCACTTTCGGGCGCGGGCTCACACTTCTCGATTCCGGTAGCGTGCGGCTGGACTTCAATTACGCCTACAATCCGTCATGCGTTTATGACGATCGGTGGGCGTGCCCGCTGGCCCCGCCGGAGAATCGACTGAGCGTTGCCATACGTGCGGGTGAGCTGAATTATCACTGA
- a CDS encoding CAP domain-containing protein — protein MRRFASRVVLAVLAPAAAIGMTLVAPAASASAAVATVTLESQVVALTNEARVKAGCKKLTVNVNLAKAAQAFSKDMADKNFFSHTGADGSNFVQRAKRAGFKKTAMGENIAWGHKDAQGVMKGWMNSPGHRKNILNCKSTLIGVGAARNAKGVLYWTQEFGK, from the coding sequence TTGCGCCGCTTCGCCAGCCGGGTCGTTCTTGCCGTTCTTGCTCCCGCCGCCGCTATCGGTATGACGTTGGTCGCTCCGGCGGCGTCGGCGTCCGCCGCCGTGGCGACGGTGACGCTGGAGTCGCAGGTCGTGGCGCTGACGAACGAGGCCCGTGTGAAGGCCGGCTGCAAGAAGCTGACGGTGAACGTCAACCTGGCGAAGGCCGCGCAGGCGTTCTCGAAGGACATGGCGGACAAGAACTTCTTCTCCCACACCGGGGCCGATGGTTCGAACTTCGTGCAGCGTGCGAAGCGGGCCGGATTCAAGAAGACCGCGATGGGCGAGAACATCGCCTGGGGTCACAAGGACGCGCAGGGTGTGATGAAGGGCTGGATGAACAGCCCGGGTCACCGCAAGAACATCCTGAACTGCAAGTCGACCCTGATCGGTGTCGGCGCGGCCCGTAACGCCAAGGGCGTCCTGTACTGGACCCAGGAGTTCGGCAAGTAA
- a CDS encoding coiled-coil domain-containing protein, protein MTPLGRRCAAAVAAATTAVALLTAPLSPASAEPNNPDAGGNATLGDVLESTGKRYLEAKAVLDASKKKQAEITKQLKKAEADLGELTKQVGDMASQQYRQGRLTGPSLMLGSADPTGFVQRMTSLNELAAHNDAKLHEYIEARDAIDRSKAELDAEVAEEQKALAAIDKQKKEAEKALTLVGGNVTTNGLVTATSPQAAPGPGANSGWPAESCTQDDPTTSGCLTPRTLHAYNEVKKAGFNRFVGCFRTGDIWEHPKGRACDWSLQNSGFSVWDTDDELKYGNDLMAFLVRNADRLGILYVIWNRMVWFPATGWSSYSGDSTHEDHVHMSIV, encoded by the coding sequence ATGACCCCACTCGGTCGTCGATGTGCCGCAGCGGTCGCCGCGGCCACCACCGCGGTGGCACTGCTGACCGCGCCGCTCTCCCCCGCGAGCGCGGAGCCGAACAACCCGGACGCGGGCGGCAACGCCACTCTGGGTGACGTTCTGGAGTCCACGGGTAAGCGGTACCTCGAGGCCAAGGCCGTGCTGGACGCGTCGAAGAAGAAGCAGGCCGAGATCACCAAGCAGCTCAAGAAGGCCGAGGCCGACCTGGGCGAGCTCACCAAGCAGGTCGGTGACATGGCCTCCCAGCAGTACCGGCAGGGCCGGCTCACCGGTCCGAGCCTGATGCTGGGCAGCGCGGACCCGACCGGGTTCGTCCAGCGGATGACCTCGCTCAACGAGCTGGCCGCACACAACGACGCGAAGCTGCACGAGTACATCGAGGCCCGCGACGCGATCGACCGGTCCAAGGCCGAGCTGGACGCCGAGGTCGCGGAGGAGCAGAAGGCGCTCGCCGCGATCGACAAGCAGAAGAAGGAGGCGGAGAAGGCGCTCACCCTGGTCGGCGGCAACGTCACCACGAACGGCCTGGTCACCGCCACCTCGCCGCAGGCGGCCCCGGGGCCGGGCGCGAACAGCGGCTGGCCGGCCGAGTCGTGCACCCAGGACGACCCGACCACCAGCGGCTGCCTGACGCCGCGCACCCTGCACGCGTACAACGAGGTGAAGAAGGCCGGCTTCAACCGGTTCGTCGGCTGCTTCCGCACCGGTGACATCTGGGAGCATCCGAAGGGACGCGCCTGCGACTGGTCACTACAGAACAGCGGCTTCTCGGTCTGGGACACCGACGACGAACTGAAGTACGGCAACGACCTGATGGCGTTCCTGGTGCGTAACGCCGACCGGCTCGGCATCCTCTACGTGATCTGGAACCGGATGGTGTGGTTCCCGGCCACCGGCTGGAGTTCATACTCCGGCGACAGCACGCACGAGGACCACGTACACATGTCGATCGTCTAG
- a CDS encoding TetR/AcrR family transcriptional regulator, which yields MAEKRTTYHHGDLRAALVTAGIGLARDGGPQAVVLREVARIVGVAPNSAYGHFKTLAALKSAVTQRAQSEMGAAMSVHLDAAPLPDDPREAAKARLREVGRSYIRFALDEPGLFRTAMGGSPIGLRVPGSLADAPDGPEPDTFLLHALTRLIEVGYLDPADLGRAVTASWALVHGLSIMFLDLLAPMTEEQRQSTIDDALDVLVAGLTAPHAR from the coding sequence ATGGCCGAGAAACGGACCACCTACCATCACGGTGACCTGCGCGCCGCCCTGGTCACCGCCGGGATCGGGCTCGCCCGGGACGGCGGCCCACAGGCGGTCGTGCTGCGCGAGGTCGCCCGAATCGTCGGCGTCGCGCCCAACTCCGCGTACGGCCACTTCAAGACGCTGGCCGCGCTCAAGTCAGCGGTCACGCAGCGGGCGCAGAGCGAGATGGGCGCGGCGATGAGCGTCCACCTCGACGCCGCGCCCCTGCCCGACGACCCGCGGGAGGCGGCGAAGGCGCGCCTGCGCGAGGTCGGCCGCTCCTACATCCGGTTCGCGCTCGACGAGCCCGGCCTGTTCCGCACCGCGATGGGCGGCAGCCCGATCGGCCTGCGGGTGCCCGGATCGCTGGCGGACGCCCCCGACGGTCCCGAGCCGGACACGTTCCTGCTGCACGCGCTGACCCGGCTGATCGAGGTCGGCTACCTGGACCCGGCGGATCTCGGCCGGGCGGTCACGGCGAGCTGGGCCCTGGTCCACGGGCTGTCGATCATGTTCCTCGACCTGCTCGCACCGATGACCGAGGAGCAGCGGCAGTCCACCATCGACGACGCGCTCGACGTCCTCGTCGCCGGCCTCACCGCACCCCACGCACGCTGA